Proteins found in one Solitalea lacus genomic segment:
- a CDS encoding glycoside hydrolase family 2 TIM barrel-domain containing protein, whose product MKKKNLQTSLCSMLTPLGACFLMLLQTEGSALKAQTIPSELQTPEIVSVNRMPMRADAFAFESKELAAKRKKENSAYFISLNGNWKFNWVQDPTKRPLDFYKTDYNDSNWKEFKVPANWEVNGYGLPIYVNHPFEFAGRRKMGAALNPPYDIPENNNPVGSYRKKITIPANWDGRQIFIHLGAVKSAFYIWVNGKKVGYSEDSKLAAEFDITKFVKPGENLVALEVYRWSDGSYLECQDMWRISGIERDVYLYSTPKLDIRDFKVVSTLDKSYANGLLDVNLNVENYRIDQKTLHSKPDAFSVAVELVDAKGNLIWKEESGEKTVLGNFNQPVSFKKEIPLVSQWSAEIPYLYTLYISLKNAKGEVVEVIPQRVGFRTIEIKGSDLLVNGKRVFLKGVNRHEHNATEGHTLTHADMHKDLEMMKKLNVNAVRHSHYPPDPYWMELCDEFGLYVVDEANIESHGRYYDLATTFANDKEWRNPHFERIRRMYERDKNHASVITWSLGNEAGNGTNMYEAYQWLKNADPTRPVQYERAEEDFNTDMIVPQYPDPDWMLQYSSQSKDVRPLIMSEFAHIMGNSLGNYKDYWDVIENNPKLQGGFIWEWIDQGIDTIRNGKRFLAYGGDFPLEGPVNENFSDNNFCVKGVVTANRELTPMAVEVKKVHQFIKTAYLGNNKISINNSYFFRNIDNTQLNWELVQNGKVIEKGTVPTLSVAPRQSISIDLPIKSKQQNGNEYFLNVRYTLKQAEPFLEKGYEVAYEQFAISNTSSKFSPDTVKGNLISNKSDNSYTISGSDFSVVFDTKNGLLKSYTVNKQALVQNGPEPAFWRAPTDNDIGAGFNAKLRKWRNAYTTGKLIAADVKQNADGSYSAIFKKSLLDGDAEQEQTITVYADGTLKVENKFNAVKGKHELLLRIGNNLQLNKQFGNIEFYGRGPWENYWDRKSASLVGIYKQNLKQQYFPYARPQESGNKTDVRWVNFTDSKGKGVQFVYGDNLLSFSALPYSLDDLDPEEKKKQYHSGELTERNEIYVHMDLQQTGLQGIDSWGAWPLKQYRIPFASQQYTYWIKPIK is encoded by the coding sequence ATGAAAAAGAAAAATTTGCAAACTAGCCTTTGCTCAATGCTTACTCCTTTAGGAGCTTGTTTTTTGATGCTTCTGCAAACAGAGGGAAGCGCTTTGAAAGCACAAACAATTCCTTCCGAATTGCAAACTCCTGAGATCGTATCTGTTAATCGTATGCCAATGCGTGCCGATGCTTTTGCCTTTGAGAGTAAAGAACTGGCAGCAAAAAGAAAAAAGGAAAATTCAGCCTATTTTATATCATTAAACGGTAACTGGAAGTTTAATTGGGTGCAAGATCCAACAAAACGTCCTTTAGATTTTTATAAAACTGATTATAACGATTCAAATTGGAAAGAATTTAAAGTTCCGGCCAATTGGGAAGTTAATGGTTACGGTTTGCCAATTTATGTAAACCATCCTTTTGAGTTTGCGGGTAGACGTAAAATGGGAGCTGCTTTAAATCCGCCTTATGATATTCCTGAAAATAATAACCCTGTGGGTTCATATCGAAAGAAAATAACCATTCCGGCTAATTGGGACGGTCGTCAGATTTTTATTCATTTGGGAGCTGTTAAATCAGCTTTTTACATTTGGGTTAACGGTAAAAAAGTGGGGTATAGCGAAGATAGTAAGCTTGCTGCCGAATTTGATATTACTAAGTTCGTAAAACCTGGTGAAAACTTGGTGGCGCTAGAGGTTTATCGCTGGAGCGATGGCAGCTATCTGGAATGTCAGGATATGTGGCGTATTTCGGGAATTGAGCGTGATGTTTATTTGTATTCAACTCCAAAACTTGACATTCGCGACTTTAAAGTGGTATCTACTTTAGATAAAAGTTATGCAAATGGGTTGCTTGATGTCAACTTGAATGTTGAAAATTATCGTATCGATCAGAAGACTTTACATAGTAAACCTGATGCTTTTTCTGTTGCTGTTGAGCTAGTTGATGCTAAAGGAAATTTAATATGGAAAGAAGAATCGGGAGAAAAAACCGTTCTTGGCAACTTTAATCAACCGGTTTCTTTCAAAAAGGAAATTCCTTTGGTAAGCCAGTGGTCGGCGGAAATACCTTATCTCTATACTTTATACATCAGCTTGAAAAACGCAAAAGGTGAAGTTGTTGAGGTTATTCCCCAGCGTGTTGGTTTCCGTACTATTGAAATAAAGGGAAGCGATTTGCTTGTAAATGGCAAGCGTGTTTTTCTCAAGGGCGTGAACCGTCACGAACATAATGCTACAGAAGGCCATACGCTGACGCATGCAGATATGCATAAGGATTTGGAGATGATGAAGAAACTTAATGTTAATGCTGTTCGTCATTCCCACTATCCTCCTGATCCTTACTGGATGGAACTTTGTGATGAGTTTGGCTTGTATGTGGTTGATGAAGCCAATATCGAATCGCACGGCCGTTACTACGATTTGGCTACAACATTTGCTAACGATAAAGAATGGAGAAACCCACATTTTGAGAGGATCAGAAGGATGTATGAACGCGATAAAAATCATGCATCGGTAATTACCTGGTCTTTAGGAAATGAAGCGGGTAATGGAACCAATATGTACGAAGCTTACCAATGGCTGAAAAATGCGGATCCAACCCGTCCAGTGCAATATGAACGTGCTGAAGAAGATTTTAATACTGATATGATCGTTCCTCAGTACCCTGATCCGGATTGGATGTTACAGTACTCTTCACAAAGTAAAGATGTTCGTCCGTTAATTATGAGTGAGTTCGCCCACATTATGGGTAACAGCTTGGGTAACTACAAAGATTATTGGGATGTAATTGAAAATAATCCAAAACTACAAGGCGGATTTATTTGGGAGTGGATCGATCAGGGAATTGATACTATTAGAAATGGAAAGCGATTTTTAGCTTATGGAGGTGATTTCCCATTAGAAGGCCCTGTAAATGAAAATTTCAGTGATAATAACTTCTGTGTCAAAGGGGTAGTAACCGCAAATCGTGAATTAACTCCAATGGCAGTTGAGGTGAAGAAAGTTCACCAGTTTATTAAAACCGCTTACCTTGGCAATAATAAAATCAGTATTAATAACAGTTACTTCTTTAGAAATATTGACAATACTCAGTTAAACTGGGAATTGGTGCAAAATGGAAAGGTAATAGAGAAAGGAACTGTACCGACTCTATCTGTTGCTCCTCGTCAAAGTATTTCTATTGATCTGCCAATTAAATCGAAACAACAAAATGGCAATGAATATTTCCTAAACGTTCGTTACACCTTAAAACAAGCCGAACCGTTTTTAGAAAAAGGGTACGAGGTTGCATATGAGCAATTTGCCATAAGTAACACAAGCAGTAAATTTTCTCCTGATACAGTAAAAGGAAACCTGATATCCAATAAATCTGATAATTCATATACAATTAGCGGAAGTGATTTTTCAGTAGTTTTTGATACTAAAAATGGTCTGCTGAAGAGTTATACAGTTAATAAGCAAGCGTTAGTTCAAAATGGTCCTGAGCCTGCTTTTTGGAGAGCTCCAACGGATAACGATATAGGGGCGGGATTTAATGCAAAGCTGCGTAAATGGCGTAATGCTTATACTACGGGTAAATTAATTGCAGCAGATGTTAAACAAAATGCTGATGGCTCATACAGTGCTATCTTTAAGAAATCATTGTTAGACGGTGATGCCGAGCAAGAACAAACAATAACGGTTTATGCTGATGGAACACTTAAAGTGGAAAACAAATTCAACGCGGTTAAAGGCAAGCACGAATTATTGCTCAGAATTGGTAATAACCTCCAGTTGAATAAGCAGTTTGGTAATATAGAGTTTTATGGCCGTGGTCCATGGGAAAACTACTGGGATAGAAAATCGGCTTCATTGGTTGGTATATACAAGCAAAATTTGAAACAACAGTATTTCCCTTATGCACGTCCGCAGGAAAGTGGTAATAAAACCGATGTTCGTTGGGTAAACTTTACAGACAGTAAGGGTAAAGGAGTACAGTTTGTTTATGGTGATAACTTGTTAAGCTTTTCTGCCTTGCCGTATAGTTTAGATGATTTGGATCCAGAGGAAAAGAAGAAACAATATCACTCAGGAGAATTGACAGAACGCAACGAGATTTATGTTCACATGGATTTGCAGCAAACCGGTTTGCAGGGGATTGATAGCTGGGGAGCTTGGCCACTGAAACAGTATCGGATTCCTTTTGCCAGTCAGCAGTACACTTATTGGATTAAACCGATAAAATAA
- a CDS encoding RNA polymerase sigma factor has protein sequence MISYRERTDNDLFHLLKEGNHAAYEEIYKRYWAILFRHARRILQNDEESKDIIQDIFTMLWVKSADIALTSNLSSFLYASVRNRVLDLIDKNKVRSNYLLILENEINSDRVSIEHEMHEKELARIIEKEISLLPPKMREIFELSRKAELPYKEIADQLAISENTVKKQISNALKILRSKLEVITPIFYFFQIWIKH, from the coding sequence TAGAGAACGAACTGATAATGACTTATTTCATCTTCTGAAAGAAGGTAATCATGCAGCTTATGAGGAAATTTATAAGAGGTATTGGGCGATTTTATTCAGACATGCTCGCAGGATTCTGCAAAATGATGAAGAATCGAAAGACATTATTCAAGACATTTTCACTATGCTATGGGTTAAGTCTGCTGATATAGCTCTGACATCAAATTTATCGTCATTTCTTTATGCTTCAGTTCGAAATAGAGTATTGGACCTTATTGATAAGAATAAGGTAAGAAGTAATTATTTGTTAATTCTTGAAAATGAAATTAACTCGGACAGAGTTTCAATAGAACATGAAATGCATGAAAAAGAGTTAGCACGAATAATTGAAAAAGAAATCTCGCTTCTCCCTCCTAAAATGCGCGAGATCTTTGAACTCAGCCGAAAAGCTGAGTTGCCCTATAAAGAAATTGCCGACCAATTAGCTATCAGTGAAAATACGGTTAAAAAGCAAATCAGTAACGCGCTTAAAATTCTAAGAAGTAAGTTAGAAGTAATTACTCCCATTTTCTATTTTTTTCAAATCTGGATAAAACATTAA
- a CDS encoding TonB-dependent receptor translates to MKLTLLLLITSILQISASSYGQNVTINEKDASLVKVFREIRKQTGYDFFYSDRVIENAKNVTVNLRQVTIKEALDACFANQMITYAISNKIVTIKPKESISQEAAKPESTIEVKVKGVVADDKGLPIPGVTIIVKGTTKGSQTDVNGAFSINVNKGDVLVFSFIGFKKKEVTIQRDETLNITLVEDMANLDQVVVVGYGETRKKDLTGSVASIKAEAIQNMNAPNFDVALVGQAPGVYVVKTNGAPGADASIRIRGGTSVLGVNEPLYVIDGLPIQIGSGLGSEAYANSRSIQLSPLSSINPDDIESIDILKDASATAIYGSRAANGVVLVTTKRGKKGQTPSLSFSYSGVFEDFTKRHEMLNTEQYIAVVNKAYANNNQTLPVDFKPNDKVYTNWQDKVTKLSQSESWNLSLNGGTPNSKTIYAFSAGLSDQKGVIMGSGFKRYNLGSNLETNVFDQLKIGANLKYSQATSKGNGNSFYYNIIKYRPDVSIYDEKGNYATTLDSGSSNPYAQLKQISQSSSNNLMASFYGEYEIIDGLKLKSSLSYNIVDGSNLRYIPSWDAFEARNRRTGSRTDNTNSFNSRIFDNTLTYNKFFDKHYLNAVAGISFTQDKSYFTRISSTNFPDDDALNNLGSAAMISQYGSGGSISGLESYFLRGNYNYSGKYYLTFTGRADKSTKFGPNNRWGVFPSAALAWRISEESFLKKYSFINDVKLRISAGRTGSANFGDFLYSTFFTTGSFYNGVNGVIPNTVPNPSIRWETTQQLDAGLDFNLFANKLRGSVTYYQKLTKDLILGVDIPYESGAANQLTNIGDVLNKGVEIQLGTDIINNRNFTWSTDFNISFNRNLLKKLNGGTLPNGASLTENEPLSYFYGYKTAGLFQSQSEIDALNTASPTKVYQAAKTGPGDIKFVDINNDGQITTDDRVKLGNAEPDFFGGWNHSLRYKRISLSALFNYSVGNVLYNSSQASLSIFSSYLGNYTTDILNAWTPENPNTNVPRAVAGNPNQNGRISDRYVSSASFFRLKNIHLSYLLNSAWLNKAHLNSVKIFAAATNVFTVTGYNGLDPEVNTGPANPLTQGYDGSGYPQTRSFSFGVSATF, encoded by the coding sequence ATGAAACTAACCCTGTTGCTATTAATTACTTCGATTCTTCAAATAAGCGCCAGCAGTTACGGGCAAAATGTAACTATCAATGAAAAAGATGCATCATTGGTAAAGGTGTTTAGAGAAATCAGAAAGCAAACCGGTTACGATTTCTTTTATAGTGATCGTGTAATTGAAAATGCTAAAAATGTTACTGTAAATCTCAGGCAAGTAACAATAAAGGAAGCTTTGGATGCGTGTTTTGCCAACCAAATGATCACTTATGCAATTTCTAATAAGATAGTAACAATTAAACCTAAAGAAAGTATAAGTCAGGAAGCGGCTAAACCAGAATCAACCATAGAAGTAAAAGTAAAAGGTGTCGTGGCTGATGATAAGGGATTGCCAATCCCAGGGGTAACTATTATTGTGAAGGGAACAACAAAGGGCAGTCAAACCGATGTTAACGGAGCTTTCTCAATTAATGTAAATAAAGGAGATGTTCTGGTCTTCTCATTTATTGGATTTAAGAAGAAAGAAGTAACCATTCAGCGAGATGAAACTTTGAATATTACCTTGGTAGAAGACATGGCTAACTTAGACCAAGTGGTAGTTGTTGGTTATGGTGAAACACGTAAGAAAGATTTAACCGGATCAGTAGCGTCTATCAAAGCTGAAGCTATTCAAAATATGAATGCGCCTAACTTTGATGTGGCTTTAGTCGGACAAGCGCCGGGAGTTTATGTAGTGAAAACTAATGGAGCTCCGGGAGCCGATGCTTCCATCCGAATAAGAGGAGGGACATCAGTATTAGGTGTAAATGAGCCTTTATATGTTATTGACGGACTTCCAATTCAAATTGGAAGCGGCTTAGGTAGTGAAGCTTATGCAAATAGCCGTTCAATACAACTTTCACCCTTATCTTCCATCAATCCAGATGATATTGAAAGTATTGATATTTTGAAAGATGCCTCGGCAACAGCTATTTATGGATCTCGTGCTGCCAATGGTGTTGTATTAGTTACTACAAAGAGAGGAAAAAAAGGACAAACCCCATCGCTCAGTTTTTCATATTCAGGCGTATTTGAAGATTTTACGAAACGCCATGAAATGTTAAATACTGAGCAGTATATAGCTGTCGTAAATAAAGCATATGCCAATAATAATCAAACATTACCTGTTGATTTTAAGCCTAATGATAAAGTTTACACCAATTGGCAGGATAAAGTAACAAAGCTTAGTCAATCAGAAAGCTGGAACTTAAGTTTGAACGGTGGTACCCCAAACAGTAAAACAATATATGCTTTTTCGGCGGGTCTGAGCGATCAAAAAGGTGTTATTATGGGTTCGGGTTTTAAACGTTATAATTTAGGTTCTAACCTTGAGACCAATGTATTTGACCAGTTGAAAATTGGAGCCAACTTAAAATACAGTCAGGCAACAAGCAAAGGAAACGGAAATAGTTTCTACTACAACATCATAAAATATCGTCCTGATGTTTCCATTTATGATGAGAAGGGTAATTATGCGACCACCCTGGATAGCGGTTCAAGTAATCCTTATGCTCAGTTGAAGCAAATTTCACAATCATCAAGTAACAACCTAATGGCTTCTTTTTATGGAGAATACGAGATTATTGATGGACTGAAGTTGAAATCGTCGCTTTCCTATAATATTGTAGATGGTTCAAACTTGAGGTATATTCCTAGTTGGGATGCTTTTGAAGCTCGAAACCGTAGAACGGGTTCTCGTACAGATAATACAAATTCCTTTAATTCCAGAATATTCGATAATACGTTAACGTATAATAAATTCTTTGATAAGCATTATTTAAATGCGGTAGCTGGCATTTCTTTTACTCAGGATAAGAGCTATTTCACCCGAATCAGTTCAACAAACTTTCCTGACGATGATGCTTTAAATAACCTTGGTTCTGCGGCAATGATCAGTCAGTATGGAAGCGGGGGAAGTATCAGTGGCTTGGAATCATACTTTTTGCGTGGTAACTATAACTACAGCGGGAAGTATTATTTAACGTTTACCGGTAGAGCAGATAAATCGACAAAATTTGGCCCAAATAATCGATGGGGAGTATTCCCTTCTGCGGCCTTGGCATGGAGGATTTCTGAAGAGAGCTTTTTAAAAAAATATAGCTTTATTAATGATGTTAAATTGAGGATTTCAGCAGGTCGCACCGGTTCAGCCAATTTTGGAGACTTTCTTTATTCAACCTTCTTTACTACGGGAAGCTTTTATAATGGTGTGAATGGGGTGATTCCTAATACAGTTCCAAATCCAAGCATCCGATGGGAAACGACACAGCAATTAGATGCCGGGTTAGATTTCAATTTATTTGCAAATAAACTACGTGGTTCGGTTACGTATTACCAAAAACTTACCAAAGACCTGATTTTAGGGGTTGATATTCCTTATGAATCTGGTGCAGCCAATCAGCTTACCAATATTGGTGACGTATTAAACAAAGGAGTTGAAATACAATTAGGTACAGATATTATCAACAACAGAAACTTTACATGGAGTACTGACTTTAATATAAGTTTTAATCGAAATTTATTGAAGAAACTTAATGGAGGTACGTTGCCTAATGGAGCAAGCTTGACAGAAAATGAGCCTTTGTCATACTTCTATGGTTACAAGACAGCGGGTTTATTCCAAAGTCAGAGTGAAATTGATGCATTGAATACAGCTTCACCAACTAAAGTTTATCAGGCTGCCAAAACTGGTCCTGGTGACATTAAGTTTGTTGATATTAATAATGATGGACAAATAACAACTGATGACAGGGTTAAATTAGGTAATGCTGAGCCTGATTTCTTTGGGGGCTGGAATCACTCGCTTCGTTATAAGAGGATTAGTCTTTCAGCGTTGTTCAATTATAGTGTCGGAAATGTATTGTATAATTCAAGTCAGGCCAGCTTATCAATATTTAGTAGTTATTTAGGCAACTATACTACAGATATTTTGAATGCTTGGACACCAGAAAATCCTAATACCAATGTACCAAGAGCTGTGGCGGGTAACCCAAATCAAAATGGGCGGATTTCAGACCGCTACGTAAGTTCTGCTTCTTTCTTTAGGTTGAAGAATATCCATTTAAGTTATTTATTAAACTCTGCATGGTTAAATAAAGCTCACCTTAACAGCGTTAAAATATTTGCTGCAGCTACCAATGTGTTTACTGTTACCGGATACAATGGTTTGGACCCTGAAGTAAATACCGGTCCGGCTAATCCTCTTACTCAAGGATACGATGGTAGCGGATACCCGCAAACCCGCAGTTTTTCTTTTGGCGTAAGTGCAACTTTCTAA
- a CDS encoding FecR family protein encodes MEDLKGKALIRKYLNGECSPSEKAIIEKWYLDLAQQEQQDIAELDYEKIEAEIWSHLPKSPQKEKRIIRLWQRYTAAAVVLLLLSTSIYFFARESNNPQITSNSKEILPGGNKATLTLSDGSIVVLSDHLNGAIENRDNVKIMKMQEGVLSYDKIDGNENVSSALNTLSTPYGGTYQIGLSDGTKVWLNSGSSLKYPTKFTGNERLVELTGEAYFEVAHNKEKPFKVTSNGQVVQVLGTHFNINAYLDDATVKTTLLEGSVRVSSLRSNNKLQKETILKPGQQSQINQINGDIKVEPADLEEAVAWKNGDFVFRQQPLTQILTTLSRWYSVEIKYETDQLSKQTFSGVISRSRNLSAVLEMLESTGQINFEIQDNKIVVKNK; translated from the coding sequence ATGGAAGATTTAAAAGGCAAAGCATTAATCCGTAAATATCTCAATGGGGAGTGCTCTCCTTCAGAAAAAGCAATTATTGAAAAATGGTATCTAGATCTTGCTCAGCAAGAGCAGCAAGATATTGCTGAGCTGGATTATGAAAAGATTGAAGCGGAAATATGGAGCCATTTACCTAAGAGTCCTCAGAAAGAAAAAAGAATAATTAGACTCTGGCAACGATATACGGCTGCAGCAGTTGTTTTGCTTTTATTATCGACTAGCATTTATTTTTTCGCTAGAGAATCAAATAACCCACAAATAACTTCTAACTCCAAGGAGATTCTGCCAGGTGGAAATAAAGCTACATTAACATTATCTGATGGATCAATAGTTGTGTTAAGTGATCATCTTAATGGAGCTATTGAAAATCGTGATAATGTAAAAATTATGAAGATGCAGGAAGGGGTGCTTAGTTATGATAAGATTGATGGGAATGAAAATGTTAGTTCTGCTCTAAACACACTTTCCACTCCATATGGTGGTACTTACCAGATTGGACTGTCTGATGGAACCAAGGTTTGGTTAAATTCAGGTTCTTCCCTTAAATATCCTACAAAGTTTACTGGAAACGAGCGATTAGTTGAGTTAACTGGTGAAGCTTATTTTGAAGTTGCCCATAATAAAGAGAAACCATTTAAAGTAACTTCTAATGGGCAGGTTGTTCAGGTGCTGGGTACTCATTTTAATATTAATGCTTATTTGGATGATGCCACTGTAAAAACAACTTTATTGGAAGGATCTGTTCGCGTTTCCTCCCTTAGATCAAATAATAAATTACAAAAAGAGACTATCCTGAAACCTGGCCAGCAATCCCAAATTAATCAGATAAACGGAGATATTAAGGTAGAGCCTGCCGACTTGGAAGAAGCTGTAGCATGGAAAAATGGTGATTTCGTTTTCAGACAGCAACCATTAACGCAAATCCTGACAACCTTAAGCAGGTGGTACTCAGTTGAAATTAAATATGAGACCGACCAATTATCTAAGCAAACATTTAGCGGGGTTATTTCAAGATCGAGAAATCTATCAGCCGTCTTGGAAATGCTTGAGTCAACAGGTCAGATTAATTTTGAAATACAAGACAACAAAATCGTAGTGAAGAATAAATAA
- a CDS encoding RagB/SusD family nutrient uptake outer membrane protein: protein MNNTVKKYIVAVVLGLSTLTACNLVDVTDIDPVNQLADDQAITNISSAEKVLAGAYGQVRGGLELIVYSPGSAAQLGLTFVGVGDNSFVNNSVVAEDNTLSLIYVRWYKIINITNHIIEKTEKLDVENPRKEEIIGEAKFLRALSHFYLLRFWGQFYNMDSEYGIVRRDKPVADASALPRNTVKECYDLILSDLDYAIAKAPEFKRAVYASKTTAMALKAKVQLYTKQYQEASNLTKAVIASGKVKLETSFADVFKNKHNSIEALFATPFDEKNERNNKAFMYRSSFLMSDYYKSIMASDTRKSVAITSTGRNGKFLGATVNNQPLTADTEYFLRLAEVYLIQAEALVRSGGSFVEARSAINAVRKRAGMPDITVDTKAGLLDAIRVEKLHELGAESGEEWFDMIRYAVEGDINIETIKPTIKSAAQYIMPIPYNTVRASQGLVKQNPGY from the coding sequence ATGAATAACACGGTTAAAAAATATATTGTTGCTGTGGTGTTAGGTTTAAGCACATTAACAGCATGTAATTTAGTGGATGTAACTGATATTGATCCTGTTAATCAACTCGCAGATGATCAGGCAATCACTAATATTTCTTCGGCGGAAAAGGTTTTGGCGGGAGCTTACGGTCAGGTTAGAGGTGGTTTGGAATTGATTGTTTATTCACCCGGAAGTGCTGCTCAGCTAGGTTTAACTTTTGTAGGAGTGGGAGATAATAGTTTCGTTAATAATTCTGTAGTAGCCGAGGATAATACGTTATCATTAATCTATGTCCGTTGGTATAAAATTATCAATATAACCAACCATATTATTGAGAAGACTGAAAAGCTTGATGTGGAAAACCCACGGAAAGAGGAAATTATCGGAGAAGCTAAATTTCTTCGGGCACTTTCTCATTTCTACCTGTTAAGGTTTTGGGGGCAGTTTTATAATATGGATTCGGAATATGGCATTGTTAGACGTGATAAACCGGTAGCCGACGCCAGTGCATTGCCAAGAAATACAGTTAAGGAGTGTTATGATTTGATATTAAGTGATTTGGATTACGCTATCGCGAAAGCCCCTGAATTTAAAAGAGCAGTATATGCATCAAAAACTACTGCAATGGCGCTGAAGGCAAAAGTGCAGCTTTATACCAAACAGTACCAGGAAGCAAGTAATTTAACCAAAGCAGTTATCGCATCAGGAAAAGTTAAGCTGGAAACATCTTTTGCTGATGTGTTTAAGAACAAGCACAATTCCATTGAGGCTTTGTTTGCCACTCCGTTTGATGAAAAGAATGAAAGGAATAATAAAGCTTTTATGTACCGCTCATCTTTTTTAATGTCTGATTATTATAAAAGCATAATGGCTAGTGATACGCGTAAGTCAGTAGCTATTACCTCAACCGGTCGCAATGGTAAATTTTTAGGAGCAACAGTAAATAATCAGCCATTAACCGCTGACACTGAATATTTTTTGCGCTTAGCCGAGGTTTACCTGATTCAGGCGGAAGCATTGGTGCGTAGTGGTGGTAGTTTTGTTGAAGCTCGCAGTGCAATAAATGCAGTTCGCAAAAGAGCAGGAATGCCCGATATTACTGTAGACACAAAAGCCGGATTGCTTGATGCTATACGTGTGGAAAAACTTCATGAGCTCGGAGCAGAAAGCGGTGAGGAATGGTTTGATATGATCCGTTATGCTGTAGAAGGAGACATTAATATCGAAACGATAAAGCCTACAATTAAAAGTGCAGCTCAATATATTATGCCAATACCTTATAACACTGTTCGTGCTTCACAAGGTTTAGTTAAGCAAAATCCTGGTTATTAA
- a CDS encoding thioredoxin family protein, with amino-acid sequence MKKTIIAFLLCVSVVGAHAQSEYKGIMFFQGTVKEVFAKAKQANKLVFVDCYTSWCGPCKWMEKYVFTNDTAANCYNNAFVNYKLDMEKGEGIDFRKQYEVNSFPTYLFLDANGKLVHKSGGRMPTTEFVAIARKASNPQETSSALESRYNNGERSFELLSKYIAILKNSNREKALSVYNELVTQTADKDLLTDNGWALIKLYPLDEESRLYKFLMANKVQFVNKYGSEEVEKIQRTATERALNSAIYKNDKDDFFKRLEAYRHEKNADGGTAAEIELRYYIRNKDYLSFVKVAKHYSHTVLKADDSKLSFIARNCLNSTEDKEVLQQACAMARQAVELNGKEFSNYSTYAELCYKLNNKNEALRAAQISLQVLGDENPKAKKRVESLIEKIQAM; translated from the coding sequence ATGAAAAAAACGATTATAGCCTTTTTATTATGTGTTTCAGTTGTAGGAGCACATGCCCAGAGTGAATACAAGGGAATCATGTTCTTTCAGGGAACGGTTAAAGAGGTCTTCGCCAAAGCCAAACAAGCAAACAAGCTGGTTTTTGTTGATTGTTATACATCATGGTGCGGACCTTGCAAGTGGATGGAGAAATATGTGTTTACCAACGATACAGCTGCAAACTGTTACAATAATGCTTTTGTAAACTACAAGCTGGATATGGAAAAGGGAGAGGGGATTGATTTTCGTAAGCAATATGAGGTGAATTCTTTCCCTACCTATCTATTTCTTGATGCGAACGGGAAGCTTGTTCATAAATCAGGCGGAAGAATGCCAACAACTGAGTTTGTTGCAATCGCCAGGAAAGCGTCCAATCCTCAGGAAACTTCATCCGCTTTAGAAAGCAGATATAATAACGGCGAAAGGAGCTTTGAACTACTTTCGAAATACATCGCTATTTTAAAAAATAGTAATAGAGAAAAAGCTTTATCGGTTTACAATGAACTAGTTACACAAACAGCTGATAAAGACCTTTTAACAGATAACGGTTGGGCATTAATAAAGCTGTATCCGTTGGATGAAGAAAGTCGCCTTTATAAGTTTTTAATGGCAAATAAAGTTCAGTTTGTAAATAAGTATGGGAGTGAAGAAGTAGAGAAAATTCAAAGAACAGCCACAGAAAGAGCTTTAAATTCGGCGATCTATAAAAATGACAAGGACGACTTTTTTAAGCGACTTGAAGCTTATCGTCATGAAAAAAATGCTGATGGAGGTACTGCCGCTGAAATAGAGTTAAGGTATTATATACGTAATAAAGACTACCTGTCATTTGTAAAGGTGGCTAAACACTATAGTCACACTGTGCTAAAAGCAGATGATTCTAAGCTTAGTTTCATTGCTCGCAACTGTCTTAACTCGACAGAAGATAAAGAGGTTTTACAGCAAGCTTGTGCAATGGCTCGTCAGGCTGTTGAGTTAAATGGCAAAGAATTTAGCAACTATTCTACTTATGCAGAATTATGCTATAAGTTGAATAATAAGAATGAGGCATTAAGAGCTGCACAAATTTCTTTACAAGTGTTAGGAGACGAAAATCCTAAAGCTAAAAAGAGGGTTGAATCATTAATTGAAAAGATTCAAGCCATGTAA